In a genomic window of Saccharothrix sp. HUAS TT1:
- a CDS encoding MerR family transcriptional regulator produces MARLLGIGEFARRSRLSVKALRLYERQGLLCPAEVDAGNGYRRYREDQLVGARLVALLRRLDMPLVDVARIVAAPEADRADLVADYWADVEHRVAVRRGLAAHLRVVLSGGKGLAEMYEVKQREVPEQVVLTEQRHLLQPELDGWIGAAADRLAKAAEAHGGVAGPMFVVYHGEVNEDSDGPVEACVPVRADAPPSGVAARVEPAHREAYARLTKAQVVFPQILSAYDAVAAWIKENGHSIHDAPREVYFADWAAAGPDDGVCDVAFPLR; encoded by the coding sequence GTGGCACGGCTACTGGGGATCGGCGAGTTCGCCCGCCGGTCGCGGCTGTCGGTGAAGGCGCTGCGGCTGTACGAGCGGCAGGGGCTGCTGTGCCCGGCCGAGGTCGACGCGGGCAACGGCTACCGGCGGTACCGCGAGGACCAGCTGGTCGGCGCCCGCCTGGTGGCGCTGCTGCGCAGGCTGGACATGCCGCTGGTCGACGTGGCCCGGATCGTGGCCGCGCCCGAGGCGGACCGGGCCGACCTGGTCGCCGACTACTGGGCCGACGTCGAGCACCGGGTGGCCGTGCGGCGCGGCCTGGCCGCCCACCTCCGCGTCGTGTTGTCCGGAGGGAAGGGGTTGGCGGAGATGTACGAGGTCAAGCAGCGGGAAGTACCCGAACAGGTGGTCCTGACCGAGCAGCGGCACCTGCTGCAGCCCGAGCTGGACGGGTGGATCGGCGCGGCGGCGGACCGGCTGGCGAAGGCGGCGGAGGCGCACGGCGGGGTGGCCGGACCGATGTTCGTCGTCTACCACGGTGAGGTGAACGAGGACAGCGACGGACCGGTGGAGGCGTGCGTGCCGGTGCGCGCGGACGCGCCGCCGAGCGGGGTGGCGGCCCGGGTCGAGCCGGCGCACCGGGAGGCTTACGCGCGGCTGACGAAGGCGCAGGTGGTGTTCCCGCAGATCCTGTCCGCCTATGACGCCGTCGCCGCATGGATCAAGGAGAACGGCCACTCGATCCACGACGCGCCGCGCGAGGTCTACTTCGCCGACTGGGCCGCCGCCGGTCCGGACGACGGCGTGTGCGACGTCGCCTTCCCGCTGCGCTAG
- a CDS encoding DUF2630 family protein, producing the protein MTDEELVARITQLVEEEHRLEGSRIGEGLGEGDVRRLRDLEVALDQTWDLLRQRRARRAAGMDPDGAEPRDPGTVEGYRQ; encoded by the coding sequence GTGACGGACGAAGAACTGGTCGCCCGAATCACCCAACTGGTGGAGGAAGAGCACCGGCTGGAGGGCTCGCGCATCGGCGAGGGCCTGGGCGAGGGTGACGTGCGGCGGCTGCGGGACCTCGAAGTGGCCCTGGACCAGACGTGGGACCTGCTGCGCCAGCGCCGGGCGCGGCGGGCCGCCGGCATGGACCCCGACGGCGCGGAGCCGCGCGACCCCGGCACCGTGGAGGGCTACCGGCAGTAG
- a CDS encoding DUF397 domain-containing protein has product MTPDFSVAAFKTSSHTEDNGTCVEVAVVPGFAAIRDTKSRAGGHVAVPARAFEAFLRSVR; this is encoded by the coding sequence ATGACTCCGGACTTCTCGGTTGCCGCGTTCAAGACGTCGAGCCACACCGAGGACAACGGCACCTGCGTCGAGGTGGCGGTGGTGCCGGGGTTCGCCGCGATCCGGGACACGAAGTCCCGCGCGGGTGGGCACGTGGCCGTTCCCGCGCGGGCCTTCGAGGCGTTCCTGCGCTCGGTCCGCTAG
- a CDS encoding helix-turn-helix domain-containing protein: MPLTPTVRLKFLSICMREARARAGVEPKEVAKLLGRDTTRVTKMEKGREGLTPGDAKMLLDHYDVHTEEEKAEIVELARTRSQRGRWAGHRAAVPMELRPYYDFELDSSELRLYGTELVPGVLQTMSYMRALLVARNRVDRDKIDDVITMRLERQQILFRDQPTDAAFVLSESCLRRVFGGNAVMHEQLLHLANIARRPNVRIQVLPFDAPGGASTFGFTMLRIPAPTSAPPLEMVYVENLHDADYLDGDKEVADYSKLWANLTANALGVEESRRFVLGVAQSYA, encoded by the coding sequence ATGCCGTTGACGCCCACGGTCCGGCTCAAGTTCCTCTCGATCTGCATGCGGGAAGCCCGCGCACGCGCCGGTGTGGAGCCGAAGGAGGTCGCCAAGCTCCTCGGCCGCGACACCACCCGGGTCACCAAGATGGAGAAGGGCCGGGAGGGCCTGACCCCGGGCGACGCCAAGATGCTGCTCGACCACTACGACGTCCACACCGAGGAGGAGAAGGCCGAGATCGTCGAGTTGGCGCGGACCAGGAGTCAGCGCGGTCGGTGGGCCGGGCACCGGGCAGCGGTGCCGATGGAGCTGCGGCCCTACTACGACTTCGAGCTGGATTCCAGCGAGTTGCGCTTGTACGGCACGGAACTGGTGCCCGGTGTGCTGCAGACGATGTCCTACATGCGAGCCCTGCTGGTCGCTCGGAACCGGGTCGATCGGGACAAGATCGATGATGTGATCACCATGCGCCTGGAGCGGCAGCAGATCCTGTTCCGCGACCAACCGACCGATGCGGCTTTCGTGCTGAGCGAGAGCTGCCTGCGGCGGGTCTTCGGCGGGAACGCGGTGATGCACGAGCAACTGCTGCACCTGGCGAACATCGCCCGGCGGCCCAACGTCCGGATCCAGGTGCTGCCGTTCGACGCGCCGGGTGGGGCGAGCACCTTCGGCTTCACCATGCTGCGGATCCCCGCTCCCACCTCCGCGCCGCCGCTGGAGATGGTCTACGTCGAGAACCTGCACGATGCCGACTACCTCGATGGCGACAAGGAGGTCGCCGACTACTCCAAGCTGTGGGCCAACCTCACCGCCAACGCGCTCGGGGTGGAAGAATCGAGGAGGTTCGTCCTGGGTGTCGCCCAGAGCTACGCCTGA